The Francisella hispaniensis FSC454 genome includes the window GGTATCACAAGATTTTTAAGACCGGGTCAGGTTACTAACGTATCTATTGACTATAAAGATCAAGTTTGGAACGCCAATATTGCGGTATTCGGTTCAGATGATAAACGTGCAAACTTTTCAGCCGGCTTATTCTACGCAGATAGTTGGACACCAAATTTAGCGGCAGGTTTTAACGTCGGTTATGTCTTTAATATTGCTGGTGCTGGTAGTTCTTCTATTGCAAACTCATTAGCTAACTTAAATCGTAGTAATGATAACGTTGGTGCTTTAAACGTTGACGGTAACTTAACTTATGCAGCTTTGGGCGGATTCATAAACTTAGGTGCGGGTTGGGCTAGTACCACAAATTCAGAAGAATTTAATGGTGTCGGTACAGGTAATGTGCTTGCAGGGGCATGGTATGGAGCACTTAACTATTCTGCAATTCTTGGTGGTAGAAATACTAACTTTGGTGTGACCTATGGGCAATCATATAATGCTGCAGCTATCCCAATGGGTACAGCTAATGCATCACCAAGCTTTGGTCAAACAGCAGCAGGTATCAAACAACAACTTATCTTCTCGGCTCAGCGAGCTTACTTTGATGATAATGTTTTATTTGGTCCGGAATATGCGTATCAAAGACTATATACTGGTGAGCATATGAATACAATTACATTAGATATGTCTGTATACGTATAAAAATATACCTTATGAATGTTTAAAAAAAAGCTTTTAGTTCTTATCATATTATTGTTTTTCTTAAACATCAGTTACGCATTAGTTAATCAAGTTAATAACTCTCAACAATTAGATACTGATGAAGTGAATGAGCTTGCTAATAAGATTAAGCTTTTGCAAGCGCAGATTGCTAAGCTTGATAATCAAAAAATAATCGATGATGCTGTTGTTGGACTTGGTTCACAGCAAAAAGCTTCTATTGGTCAATTTAATGATTTTGATAAAAGTTCAAAAGTCAGAGATCAATTCTTACAAGAGCAAGTTGCTTTAGGTTCATCTGATGTTGATAGAGAGGTCGATGTTGGTAATCAGGTCAAGATTACTACTCAAGGTGAGGTTTCATATGTTGGATCATTCTCAAGTAACAACACTGTACCAATTGGGCAGTTACCAAGTAACCTTTTTGCCTCCAGTATCCTAAGGCAAAGAGCTTTTTTTGATGATTATTCAATATTCTTTGGAGGATTTATCCAAGTTGATGCACAAATCTGGAATGGTACTGATATTACTACTAGAAGTGCAACAACTTTTCCAGGTAATGGCGAAAATATATACTTAACTAGTGCGACACTATATTTTTTAGCTAATCTTGGACACTATGTAACAGCAAATTTAGATTTTGTGGCTAATCAGAATAATAACTATGACTTGCAGGATGCATTTGTAATTTTTGGTAATCTTGATACAACACCAATATTTGTATCAGTTGGTAAATATAGACCTTCTGTTGGATCATTTGGAGGAGGTGGTCCTTGGACAACTGGTATCACTGCGAATATGTTTAGACCACTTAGAGTTACCAACGCAGCAATAAACTATCGTGGTGATACCTCAAACGCTAATTTTACTGTGTTTGATGCAAAAAACCATGCAACTTTCTCTCTGGCGTATTTTGATGCTGTGAGTATTCCAAATATAGCTCAAGTTGGTTTTAACTTAGGTTATATGCATGATATTCGTGGTGCTAATAACAGATTTAATTTTATTGATAAGCGGGTTGGGGAATTTAATATTGATACAGCTATAAACTTTGAGAGTATTCCTTTTCTGCCAGGAAATCTAAATATAGGTGCAGGTTGGGCAACTACTACAACTCAAAGTACACAATTTAATGGTCGTAGTAATGCATTTGCAGGAGCTTTTACAGTACAAGCAGCATATACATTTAAACTATTTGGTAGTGGTCAGAATATTAACGCGAGTTATGGTCACTCTTATAATGCCGATAATATCCCCATGCCACTATCTGCTGGAGGTAGTTTTTTCTTAGCAGCTTCTGGGATTAAAGATCAAATTCTAGTATCGACACAAAGATCATTTTTTGATGATAATGTTCTTATCGGTCCTGAATATTCATGGCAGAGCCTTTATAATGGGCAGCGTATGAATACTCTTACATTAGATCTTTCAGTTTATATTTAAGATTTTTTATCATCATATCTTAATAAACTTTAAATAAATTCTGATAATACTAATGAAAATTTAGAAATAGTTTAATAGGCATATATCATTAACTGATATCTAGAATTTAATTAACAATCAAATTATTCTCAGTGATTTTTTATTAGCTTTATTAAAATGGTGAAATAGAGTAAGATTAATCATAAATATTTAAGTTATAGAATTATTGAGTAAAAATGTCTTTTTTAGTTGCAATTGTAGGTAGAGCCAATGTTGGTAAATCTACTCTTTTTAATGTATTAACAAATTCGCGTGATGCCTTAGTTTTTGATTTTGAGGGAGTCACTCGTGATCGTCAATATGGACAAGCAAAGTATGATGATTTGGATTATCTAGTAGTTGATACTGGAGGTATTTCAGATAAAGATATAGGCTTTGACGAGTTTATGGCTAAACAATCACAGATTGCTATAGATGAAGCAAATTTAGTTTTCTTTGTTGTCGATGGTAGAGCTGGGCTGACAGCTGGAGATGAGTATGTTGCTGGTCTTTTACGCCAAAAAGATAAGAAAGTAGTGGTTGTAGTAAACAAGGTTGATGGTACTGAAGAAGAAGCAGCAATGGCAGATTTCTATAGTTTTGGCTTTGACAAGGTATTTGCAATTTCTGCAGCGCACCGTAGAAACACGCAAAAGCTAGTTGATAAGTTCTTAAAAAAACCATTAAATGAATACTATCAAGACTATACTCAAACACAAGAGCATAAAGAACAACAGCGTCATGGTATCCATTTTTCATTGATTGGTAGACCTAATGTTGGTAAATCAACACTTACAAATAGAATGCTTGGCGAAGATAGGGTTGTTGTATTTGATATGCCAGGCACTACAATTGACAGTGTCAGTATTCCATTTGAGCGCCATGGCCACAAATATACTATAGTTGATACAGCTGGTGTGCGCAAAAGAGGCAAGGTAAAGCAGACCTTAGAGAAGTTCTCTGTTATAAAAACTTTACAAGCAATACAAGATTCAAATGTTGTAGTTGCAGTAGTTGATGCAAGACAAGGTATATCAGATCAAGACTTGAGTCTGATACATTTTGCTATCAAAAATGGTAGAGCATTAGTCTTAGCTGTAAATAAATGGGATGGTATGACAGAAGAAGATCGTACTCAGGTTAAACAAGATCTTAAAAGAAAGCTTTTTTTCTTACAAGATTATGTTGATATACACTTTATTTCAGCATTGCATGGTACTAATGTTGGCCATGTTTTTGAGTCAATCGATACTGCATATGCATGTGCAAATAAAAAAATAACTACAGCTGATGCTACGCGTCTAATGCAGCTTGCAGTAGAGGCGCATTCACCACCAATGGTAGGTAAATTTAGGATTAAACTTAAATATGCTCATGTTGGAGGTCATAATCCACCAGTTATCGTAATACATGGCAACCAAGTAAGTAGATTACCGAACTCATATAAAAGATACTTAGAAAATTTCTTTAGAGAAGCTTTAGATTTCCGTGGTACGCCAATAGTATTTGAGTTTAAGCAGTCAGAAAACCCTTTTGCAGATAGAAAAAATAAGAGATCAAAAGATGAAGGCAGTAAGAGTAAAAAAGTTAAGTAAGATTGCTGATGAAATAACCATTAATATTAGTGGTGCAAAAAATGCTTTGTTGCATTTGATTTTTGCAAGCTTAATTCCTGATACTAAAACAAAATTCACTAATGTTCCGACTACTCTTTTAGACTACAAAGGTGCTAAGGAGATCTTAGAAAATGTTGGTGCTAAAGTTATTGAAAAGGGTGAAGATGTAACTATTGATACTGCTGCTATCTCAAATGAAACTTTAGAATTATGTGGAGAGATGACATCTAAAACACGTTGTTCCTTAATGCTTTTAGGTTCATTACTTAAGAAAAAGGGTCGTGTTAAAATTGGTTTTCCTGGCGGCTGTAGTTTTAGTGAAAAGAGACCTTTTGACATACATTTAAATGGCTTAGAAGCGTTAGGTGCTGAGGTTAAATTAGCTGATGATCATATAGAGGTTATTTACAAAGAAGAAAAAAATGCAGAGTTTAAAATGCCTTTTCCATCGGTTGGTGCAACTATGAATCTAGTAATGTATGCTGTGACCGGAAACTCTGAGGTTATACTTGAAAATGTTGCTTTAGAGCCAGAAGTTGTTACATTAATAGATTATCTTAATCAATGTGGTGCAAATATTGATTTTGATGCTGATAGCAGAAAAATAAAAATCTTAGGTGTTATGAGATTAAATGGCT containing:
- a CDS encoding DUF3573 domain-containing protein, whose protein sequence is MFKKKLLVLIILLFFLNISYALVNQVNNSQQLDTDEVNELANKIKLLQAQIAKLDNQKIIDDAVVGLGSQQKASIGQFNDFDKSSKVRDQFLQEQVALGSSDVDREVDVGNQVKITTQGEVSYVGSFSSNNTVPIGQLPSNLFASSILRQRAFFDDYSIFFGGFIQVDAQIWNGTDITTRSATTFPGNGENIYLTSATLYFLANLGHYVTANLDFVANQNNNYDLQDAFVIFGNLDTTPIFVSVGKYRPSVGSFGGGGPWTTGITANMFRPLRVTNAAINYRGDTSNANFTVFDAKNHATFSLAYFDAVSIPNIAQVGFNLGYMHDIRGANNRFNFIDKRVGEFNIDTAINFESIPFLPGNLNIGAGWATTTTQSTQFNGRSNAFAGAFTVQAAYTFKLFGSGQNINASYGHSYNADNIPMPLSAGGSFFLAASGIKDQILVSTQRSFFDDNVLIGPEYSWQSLYNGQRMNTLTLDLSVYI
- a CDS encoding UDP-N-acetylglucosamine 1-carboxyvinyltransferase, yielding MKAVRVKKLSKIADEITINISGAKNALLHLIFASLIPDTKTKFTNVPTTLLDYKGAKEILENVGAKVIEKGEDVTIDTAAISNETLELCGEMTSKTRCSLMLLGSLLKKKGRVKIGFPGGCSFSEKRPFDIHLNGLEALGAEVKLADDHIEVIYKEEKNAEFKMPFPSVGATMNLVMYAVTGNSEVILENVALEPEVVTLIDYLNQCGANIDFDADSRKIKILGVMRLNGCEFEIIFDRIQAMTYAAMAYLYKTNVTITNINTQDTYSIKKPLEKLTNAGAKWEYNQANRGIKFFGKDSCIKGVDIIAAPFPHFPTDLQPIYAVMLFMANSSSTIQDTVYPERINYVYQIRKMGFNISIDNTLIKIKPLENLNDIRPAVMSVKDLRAGMACLMAGSLLDEFSTINNAHQIFRGYNNLIENMSHFMQIEILSDNV
- the der gene encoding ribosome biogenesis GTPase Der, which codes for MSFLVAIVGRANVGKSTLFNVLTNSRDALVFDFEGVTRDRQYGQAKYDDLDYLVVDTGGISDKDIGFDEFMAKQSQIAIDEANLVFFVVDGRAGLTAGDEYVAGLLRQKDKKVVVVVNKVDGTEEEAAMADFYSFGFDKVFAISAAHRRNTQKLVDKFLKKPLNEYYQDYTQTQEHKEQQRHGIHFSLIGRPNVGKSTLTNRMLGEDRVVVFDMPGTTIDSVSIPFERHGHKYTIVDTAGVRKRGKVKQTLEKFSVIKTLQAIQDSNVVVAVVDARQGISDQDLSLIHFAIKNGRALVLAVNKWDGMTEEDRTQVKQDLKRKLFFLQDYVDIHFISALHGTNVGHVFESIDTAYACANKKITTADATRLMQLAVEAHSPPMVGKFRIKLKYAHVGGHNPPVIVIHGNQVSRLPNSYKRYLENFFREALDFRGTPIVFEFKQSENPFADRKNKRSKDEGSKSKKVK